The Armatimonadota bacterium genome includes a window with the following:
- a CDS encoding oxidoreductase — MAKTVNVGLIGYKFMGKAHSQGFRDVPFYFPDVKAVPVMKVICGRDEEGVSQAQKQFGWESYETDWRRVVERDDIHLIDISTGNNVHAEMAIAAAEKGKHIFCEKPLAMNVREARAMVEAVKKAGVINMVNFNYRAVPAIRFAKQLIEEGLIGRVFHWRAFYLQDWIIDPGFPLVWRLQGDVAGSGSHGDLAAHSIDLAHYLVGEIDEVVGLQETFIKQRPKLARTTGGLSAAAAEEMGEVTVDDASLFLVRFKNGAVGSFEATRFAAGHRNGNMWEINGEKGSLRFNVERMNELEYYDHTQSGDRQGFRVIQTTESSHPWMSAWWPPAHIIGWGQTFTHQIYELMNGIADSVNPHPDFEDGLKCQMVLEAVTKSAQERRWVKVDEV, encoded by the coding sequence ATGGCAAAGACAGTGAATGTGGGGCTGATCGGCTACAAGTTCATGGGAAAAGCCCACAGCCAGGGCTTCAGGGATGTGCCTTTCTACTTCCCCGATGTGAAGGCCGTCCCGGTGATGAAAGTCATCTGCGGACGTGACGAAGAGGGCGTCAGCCAGGCGCAGAAGCAGTTCGGCTGGGAGAGCTACGAGACGGACTGGCGCCGGGTGGTGGAGCGGGATGACATCCACCTGATAGACATCTCCACCGGCAACAATGTGCACGCCGAGATGGCCATCGCGGCCGCGGAGAAAGGCAAGCACATCTTCTGCGAGAAACCGCTGGCCATGAACGTGCGTGAGGCGCGCGCGATGGTGGAGGCCGTGAAGAAGGCCGGCGTCATCAACATGGTCAACTTCAACTACCGCGCCGTGCCCGCCATCCGGTTCGCCAAGCAGCTCATTGAGGAAGGGCTGATCGGGCGCGTGTTCCACTGGAGGGCGTTCTATCTTCAGGACTGGATCATAGATCCCGGGTTCCCGCTGGTGTGGCGGCTGCAGGGAGATGTGGCCGGTTCTGGTTCGCACGGAGATCTGGCGGCGCACTCCATTGATCTGGCGCACTATCTGGTGGGCGAGATTGATGAGGTGGTGGGGCTGCAGGAGACGTTCATCAAGCAGCGCCCGAAGCTGGCCCGCACGACGGGCGGACTCTCGGCGGCCGCCGCTGAGGAGATGGGCGAGGTGACGGTGGACGACGCCAGCCTGTTCCTGGTGCGCTTCAAGAACGGCGCGGTGGGCTCGTTCGAGGCCACGCGCTTCGCCGCCGGGCATCGCAACGGCAATATGTGGGAGATCAACGGCGAGAAGGGATCGCTGCGCTTCAACGTGGAGCGCATGAACGAGCTGGAGTATTACGACCACACCCAGTCGGGCGACCGGCAGGGCTTCCGGGTCATCCAGACCACGGAGAGCTCGCATCCGTGGATGAGCGCGTGGTGGCCTCCGGCGCACATCATCGGCTGGGGACAGACCTTCACGCACCAGATCTACGAGCTGATGAACGGCATCGCGGACAGTGTGAACCCGCACCCGGACTTCGAGGACGGCCTGAAGTGCCAGATGGTGTTGGAGGCAGTCACGAAGTCGGCGCAGGAGCGGCGCTGGGTGAAGGTGGACGAGGTCTAG
- a CDS encoding ABC transporter ATP-binding protein gives MASVTLRNLRKTFKNVVAVNDLNLEIKDKEFLVLVGPSGCGKTTALRLIAGLEEATSGEILIGDRVVNDVSPKDRDIAMVFQNYALYPHMSVYDNMAFGLKLRKVPKDEIRRRVEEAADLLGLRDLLQRKPKQLSGGQRQRVALGRAIVREPKVFLMDEPLSNLDAKLRVQTRAELIKLHRRLGITTIYVTHDQVEAMTMGDRIAVMKDGVLQQLDTPLGLYHNPANMFVAGFIGTPSMNFLNATLESADGGAIINAGAFRVKVPADKYDRVKDYIGRKVIFGIRPEDIFDSSLKNPVEATPENTVQAVVDVVEPMGSIITAYVTLGEHSVVATLDANSKAKELQPIELVFDMESTHVFDPDTEVALY, from the coding sequence GTGGCCAGCGTCACTCTGAGAAACCTCAGGAAGACCTTCAAGAACGTCGTTGCCGTCAACGACCTGAACCTGGAGATCAAAGACAAGGAGTTCCTGGTGCTTGTCGGGCCGTCGGGATGTGGAAAGACCACCGCCCTGCGGCTCATCGCGGGACTTGAGGAGGCCACCTCCGGCGAAATCCTCATCGGGGATCGGGTGGTCAATGATGTGTCCCCCAAAGACCGGGACATCGCCATGGTGTTCCAGAACTACGCGCTTTACCCTCATATGAGCGTGTATGACAACATGGCGTTCGGGCTGAAGCTGCGCAAGGTTCCGAAGGATGAGATCCGCCGGCGTGTGGAAGAGGCTGCTGACCTGCTGGGGCTGCGGGACCTGCTTCAGCGCAAGCCCAAACAACTTTCGGGCGGGCAGCGCCAGCGCGTGGCGCTGGGACGGGCCATTGTGCGGGAGCCGAAGGTGTTCCTGATGGACGAGCCGCTCTCCAACCTGGATGCCAAGCTGCGGGTGCAGACCCGCGCGGAGCTTATAAAGCTGCACCGGCGGCTGGGAATCACCACCATCTACGTCACCCACGACCAGGTGGAAGCCATGACCATGGGTGACCGGATCGCGGTGATGAAGGACGGGGTGCTGCAGCAGCTGGACACTCCGCTGGGGCTTTACCACAACCCGGCGAATATGTTCGTGGCGGGCTTCATCGGAACGCCCAGTATGAACTTCCTGAACGCAACGCTGGAGAGCGCGGACGGGGGAGCCATCATCAACGCCGGGGCCTTCCGCGTAAAAGTGCCTGCGGACAAGTACGACCGGGTGAAAGACTACATCGGCAGAAAGGTGATCTTCGGGATCCGGCCGGAGGATATCTTCGACAGTTCGCTCAAGAACCCGGTGGAGGCTACGCCCGAGAACACGGTCCAGGCCGTGGTGGACGTGGTGGAGCCGATGGGCTCCATCATCACCGCTTATGTCACGCTGGGCGAGCATTCGGTGGTCGCGACGCTGGACGCCAACTCTAAGGCGAAGGAGCTGCAGCCGATCGAGCTGGTCTTCGACATGGAGAGCACCCACGTGTTCGACCCGGACACGGAGGTGGCGCTTTACTAG